Proteins from one Staphylococcus saprophyticus subsp. saprophyticus ATCC 15305 = NCTC 7292 genomic window:
- a CDS encoding GIY-YIG nuclease family protein: MDKHYIYIVKCKDGSLYTGYAKDIEKRIIKHNNGQGAKYTKIRRPVQLVYQEMFDTKSEALKREYEIKTFSRQKKLKLISEG; encoded by the coding sequence ATGGATAAACATTATATATATATTGTTAAGTGTAAAGATGGCAGTCTATATACAGGATATGCAAAAGATATAGAAAAAAGAATTATCAAACATAATAATGGTCAAGGTGCCAAATATACAAAAATAAGACGTCCTGTACAATTAGTTTACCAAGAAATGTTTGATACCAAATCTGAAGCATTGAAACGTGAATATGAAATCAAGACATTTTCACGTCAAAAAAAACTTAAATTAATAAGTGAGGGATAG
- the rsmI gene encoding 16S rRNA (cytidine(1402)-2'-O)-methyltransferase: MSTLYLVGTPIGNLADITYRAVDILRNVDLIACEDTRVTKKLCAHYEIQAPLKSYHDHNKEQQTDYLIEQLQEGVDIALVSDAGLPLISDPGYELVVAAREKQIRVETVPGPNAGLTALMASGLPSFTYTFLGFLPRKEKQKHSILEQRMYEDSTLIIYESPHRVKDTLKTILNIDEARKVSVGRELTKKFEQIVTGYVSEVIEQLEDGNIPLKGEFVVLVEGDEHAEDTSWFEDMSIKEHVTYHINQNMKPKAAIKVVAEARHMKTSEVYDIYHEVN, translated from the coding sequence ATGTCAACGTTATATTTAGTAGGAACGCCCATCGGTAACTTAGCAGATATTACTTATCGTGCAGTAGATATATTACGGAATGTAGATTTGATAGCTTGTGAAGATACGAGGGTGACAAAAAAATTATGTGCGCATTATGAGATACAAGCACCACTCAAGTCCTATCATGATCACAACAAAGAACAACAAACAGATTATTTAATTGAACAATTACAAGAAGGTGTGGATATTGCACTCGTATCAGATGCAGGCTTACCACTTATTAGTGACCCGGGATATGAACTTGTTGTAGCTGCAAGAGAAAAACAAATTAGAGTAGAAACAGTACCTGGACCTAATGCGGGTTTAACTGCACTGATGGCAAGTGGGTTGCCTTCTTTTACTTATACATTTTTAGGATTTTTACCTAGAAAAGAAAAGCAAAAACATTCGATATTAGAACAGCGTATGTATGAAGATAGCACGTTGATTATTTATGAATCACCGCATCGTGTGAAAGATACCTTAAAAACAATTCTAAACATAGATGAAGCGCGTAAAGTATCAGTTGGAAGAGAACTTACTAAGAAGTTTGAGCAAATTGTCACAGGCTATGTAAGCGAAGTGATTGAGCAACTTGAAGATGGAAATATTCCGTTGAAAGGTGAGTTCGTTGTCCTTGTTGAAGGTGATGAACATGCAGAGGATACTTCGTGGTTTGAGGATATGTCTATTAAAGAACATGTAACGTATCATATAAATCAAAATATGAAACCTAAAGCAGCTATAAAAGTTGTTGCGGAAGCACGTCATATGAAAACGAGCGAAGTATACGACATTTATCATGAGGTTAATTAA
- the metG gene encoding methionine--tRNA ligase, with amino-acid sequence MAKETFYITTPIYYPSGNLHIGHAYTTTAGDVIARYKRMQGYDVRYLTGTDEHGQKIQEKAQKAGKSEIEYLDEMIAGIKDLWGKLEISNDDFIRTTEIRHKEVVQQIFERLLAQGDIYLGEYEGWYSVPDETYYTETQLVDPIMENGVIVGGKSPDSGHEVELVKEESYFFNLSKYTDRLLEFYDENPEFIQPPSRKNEMINNFIKPGLEDLAVSRTSFDWGIRVQSNPKHVVYVWIDALVNYISSLGYLSDDDSLFKKYWPADIHIMAKEIVRFHSIIWPILLMALDIPLPKKVFAHGWILMKDGKMSKSKGNVVDPNVLINRYGLDATRYYLMRELPFGSDGVFTPEGFVERTNYDLANDLGNLVNRTISMVNKYFDGELPAYQGPKHELDKDMEQMALDTVKTFHENMDDLQFSVALSTIWKFISRTNKYIDETSPWVLAKDEDQKEMLGNVMAHLVENIRIIAVLLRPFLTHAPKQIFSQLNINAPELFELESIEQYGALTEPIMVSGKPEPIFPRLDSEVEISYIKESMQPDKIEEEVEEELPSKAQIDIKDFDKVEIKAATIIDAEQVKKSDKLLKIQVDLDSEQRQIVSGIAKFYQPEDIIGKKVAVVTNLKPAKLMGRKSEGMILSAEKDGVLTLVSLPSAIPNGAIIK; translated from the coding sequence ATGGCGAAAGAAACATTTTATATCACTACACCAATATATTATCCAAGTGGGAATTTACATATCGGTCATGCTTATACGACAACAGCTGGTGATGTAATCGCACGTTATAAAAGAATGCAAGGCTATGATGTTCGTTATTTAACGGGAACGGATGAACATGGACAAAAAATTCAAGAAAAAGCACAAAAAGCTGGGAAATCAGAAATCGAGTACCTTGATGAAATGATTGCTGGTATTAAAGATTTATGGGGAAAACTAGAGATTTCAAACGACGATTTTATACGTACAACAGAAATTAGACATAAAGAAGTTGTACAACAAATATTTGAACGTTTATTGGCTCAGGGAGATATTTATCTTGGTGAATATGAAGGTTGGTATTCTGTTCCGGATGAAACGTATTATACTGAAACACAATTAGTCGATCCAATTATGGAAAACGGAGTGATTGTTGGAGGTAAGAGTCCTGATTCTGGTCATGAAGTAGAATTAGTAAAAGAGGAAAGTTATTTCTTCAATTTATCTAAATATACAGACCGTTTATTAGAATTTTATGATGAAAATCCTGAATTTATTCAACCGCCTTCACGTAAAAATGAAATGATTAATAATTTCATTAAACCAGGACTTGAAGATTTGGCAGTATCAAGAACATCATTTGATTGGGGTATTCGTGTTCAATCAAATCCTAAGCATGTTGTTTATGTTTGGATAGATGCGCTTGTAAATTATATTTCTTCATTAGGTTATCTATCAGATGATGACAGTCTATTCAAGAAATATTGGCCTGCAGACATTCATATTATGGCTAAGGAAATTGTACGATTCCACTCTATTATATGGCCGATTTTATTAATGGCACTAGACATTCCATTACCTAAAAAAGTTTTCGCACATGGTTGGATACTTATGAAAGATGGGAAAATGAGTAAATCTAAAGGTAATGTTGTAGATCCTAACGTATTGATTAATCGTTACGGTTTGGACGCAACACGTTACTACTTAATGCGTGAATTACCATTTGGCTCTGACGGTGTATTTACACCAGAAGGATTTGTAGAACGTACAAATTATGACTTAGCAAATGACTTGGGTAACTTAGTTAATCGAACAATTTCAATGGTGAACAAATATTTTGATGGTGAACTACCAGCATATCAAGGTCCTAAACACGAATTAGATAAAGATATGGAACAAATGGCACTAGATACCGTCAAAACTTTCCATGAAAATATGGACGACTTACAATTCTCAGTAGCACTTTCAACTATATGGAAATTCATTAGTCGTACTAATAAATATATCGATGAAACGTCACCATGGGTTTTAGCTAAAGATGAGGATCAAAAAGAAATGCTTGGTAACGTAATGGCACACTTAGTAGAAAATATTCGTATTATTGCGGTATTATTAAGACCATTCCTTACACATGCACCAAAACAAATCTTCAGCCAATTAAATATTAATGCACCAGAACTTTTTGAATTAGAAAGTATTGAACAGTATGGCGCATTAACTGAACCGATTATGGTGAGTGGTAAACCCGAACCAATCTTCCCACGTTTGGATAGCGAGGTTGAAATTAGCTATATCAAGGAATCAATGCAACCAGACAAGATTGAAGAAGAAGTTGAGGAAGAGTTGCCTAGCAAAGCGCAAATTGATATCAAAGATTTTGATAAAGTAGAAATCAAGGCTGCAACAATTATTGACGCCGAGCAAGTGAAAAAATCTGATAAGTTATTAAAAATTCAAGTTGATTTGGATAGTGAACAACGTCAAATCGTTTCAGGTATTGCAAAATTCTATCAACCTGAAGATATTATTGGCAAAAAGGTAGCAGTTGTCACTAATTTAAAACCAGCTAAATTAATGGGTAGAAAATCAGAAGGTATGATACTTTCTGCTGAAAAAGATGGTGTACTTACACTTGTAAGCTTGCCTAGTGCAATTCCAAATGGTGCAATAATTAAATAA
- a CDS encoding TatD family hydrolase has protein sequence MLIDTHVHLNADQYDEDLEEVIERARENGVDRMFVVGFDTPTVERTMELIDQYEFIYGIIGWHPVDAIDCTEERLEWIEKLAAHPKVIGIGETGLDYHWDKSPKDVQQALFRKQIALAKRVNLPIIIHNREATQDCVNILKEEHAEEIGGIMHSFSASPEIADDVINKLNFYVSLGGPVTFKNAKQPKEVAKHVPFDRLLVETDAPFLSPHPYRGKRNEPVRVTLVAEQIAELRGVSYEEVCKQTTENAERLFKLKA, from the coding sequence ATGCTAATCGATACACATGTTCATTTAAATGCAGATCAATATGATGAAGATTTAGAGGAAGTCATTGAACGCGCAAGAGAGAATGGTGTGGATCGTATGTTTGTTGTTGGTTTTGATACGCCGACAGTAGAACGTACGATGGAGCTCATTGACCAATATGAATTTATCTATGGCATTATTGGTTGGCACCCTGTAGATGCGATTGATTGTACTGAAGAGCGTTTAGAATGGATTGAAAAACTTGCAGCACACCCTAAAGTGATTGGCATTGGTGAAACCGGATTAGACTATCATTGGGATAAGTCGCCCAAAGATGTTCAACAAGCATTGTTTAGAAAGCAAATTGCATTAGCAAAACGCGTAAATTTACCAATTATCATTCATAATAGAGAAGCGACACAAGATTGTGTAAATATTCTTAAAGAAGAACACGCTGAAGAGATTGGTGGCATTATGCACAGCTTTAGCGCGTCACCTGAAATTGCTGACGATGTTATCAATAAATTGAATTTTTACGTATCATTAGGTGGTCCTGTTACATTTAAAAATGCAAAACAACCAAAAGAAGTTGCAAAGCATGTGCCTTTTGATAGACTGTTAGTTGAAACGGATGCACCATTCCTATCGCCACATCCCTATAGAGGCAAAAGAAACGAACCTGTCCGCGTAACATTAGTTGCGGAACAAATTGCTGAATTACGTGGTGTGAGTTACGAAGAAGTGTGTAAACAAACAACTGAAAACGCAGAACGATTGTTTAAATTAAAAGCATAA
- a CDS encoding tRNA1(Val) (adenine(37)-N6)-methyltransferase, with the protein MLLENERLDYLLKENLRIIQNDNVFSFSTDALLLGHFTNVKKRDNIMDLCSGNGVIPLVLSNKGQQMIDAVEIQEQLVDMARRSITYNQLEERIHMYQMDLKEAHRYFKPSQYDLVTCNPPYFKTNQQHQHQIDAHKIARHEIMCTLADCCYAARHLLKQGGRFIMVHRAERLMDVLSHMRTYQIEPKKIYFIYSKLDKAAQTIVVEGRKGGNQGLEIQPPFYIYNKDGTYTEEMREIYYG; encoded by the coding sequence TGAGAGGTTAGACTATTTATTAAAAGAAAACCTTAGAATTATACAAAATGATAATGTATTTTCTTTTTCGACGGATGCGTTATTACTTGGTCACTTTACCAATGTGAAAAAGCGCGATAATATAATGGATTTGTGCTCTGGTAACGGCGTAATTCCTTTAGTATTATCGAATAAAGGGCAACAAATGATAGATGCTGTCGAAATTCAAGAGCAATTAGTAGACATGGCTAGAAGAAGTATTACATATAACCAACTAGAAGAGAGAATCCATATGTATCAAATGGACTTGAAAGAAGCACATAGATATTTCAAGCCGTCTCAATATGATTTAGTCACTTGTAATCCTCCTTATTTTAAAACAAATCAGCAACACCAACATCAAATAGATGCGCATAAGATAGCGAGACATGAGATAATGTGTACATTAGCAGATTGTTGTTATGCTGCAAGGCATTTGTTAAAGCAAGGTGGTCGATTTATCATGGTTCATAGGGCGGAACGTCTAATGGATGTCTTAAGTCATATGAGAACTTATCAAATTGAACCTAAAAAAATTTATTTTATATACAGTAAACTGGATAAAGCGGCTCAAACGATTGTTGTTGAAGGTAGAAAAGGCGGGAATCAGGGCTTAGAAATTCAACCACCATTCTACATATATAACAAAGATGGCACTTATACCGAAGAAATGAGAGAAATATATTATGGATAA